In Metasolibacillus fluoroglycofenilyticus, a single window of DNA contains:
- a CDS encoding MetQ/NlpA family ABC transporter substrate-binding protein — protein MKKWLSVLLLSTLVLVLAACGAKDDSNEEANTGSNTESDNGTTETAEPTKLVIGASYGLHDIILEQAKPILAEQGVEIEVRPYQEYVMPNQDLDSGELDANYFQTIPYFENEMKEKGYDFANAGGIHIEPIGVYSQKYKSLDELPDGATVIISNSVTEQGRILTLFESLGLITLKEGVVKSEARLEDIVDNPKNLNIDANSAPEMLVTYYNNGEGDVVVINSNFAIDAGISPINDSIAIESSDSPYVNIIATRSGDENNEAIQKLVEVLLSKEIQDFILKEWDGAVVPVEK, from the coding sequence ATGAAAAAATGGTTATCAGTCTTATTATTATCAACACTTGTGCTAGTGCTAGCAGCTTGTGGCGCAAAGGATGACAGTAATGAAGAAGCAAATACAGGCAGTAACACAGAAAGCGATAATGGTACTACAGAAACAGCCGAGCCGACAAAATTAGTTATCGGTGCATCATACGGCTTACACGATATTATTTTAGAGCAAGCAAAGCCAATTTTAGCTGAGCAAGGGGTAGAAATTGAAGTTCGCCCATATCAAGAATATGTAATGCCAAACCAAGATTTAGATTCCGGTGAATTAGATGCAAACTATTTCCAAACGATTCCGTATTTCGAGAATGAAATGAAAGAAAAGGGCTATGATTTTGCCAATGCAGGCGGTATTCATATCGAGCCAATCGGTGTTTATTCACAAAAATATAAATCACTTGATGAGCTACCTGATGGGGCAACAGTTATTATTTCCAACTCTGTTACAGAGCAAGGTCGTATTTTAACATTATTTGAAAGCTTAGGCTTAATTACGCTAAAAGAAGGCGTAGTAAAATCAGAGGCTAGATTAGAGGATATTGTTGATAATCCGAAAAACTTAAATATCGATGCAAACTCTGCACCAGAAATGTTAGTAACGTATTACAACAATGGTGAAGGTGATGTTGTTGTTATCAACTCAAACTTCGCAATAGATGCAGGGATTAGCCCGATTAATGATTCAATTGCTATCGAAAGCTCGGATTCGCCATATGTGAATATCATTGCGACACGTAGCGGTGATGAAAACAATGAGGCGATTCAAAAATTAGTGGAAGTATTATTATCGAAAGAAATTCAAGACTTTATTTTAAAAGAATGGGACGGCGCTGTCGTACCAGTTGAAAAATAA
- a CDS encoding winged helix-turn-helix domain-containing protein gives MMTIALIGSASFCKQAQALAESDSSYQLKCYAYKEPAEAPELVKMLEHCDVLMFSGSLPYAFAKQQVEQLQIPVVYLRQDVQALAITLLKAVQLGYNLTRISLDYRDEEEWRNLCNDLHTPPTVHTLCLQNAQPSQPVVAFHRKALASGQTDFAITSIHAVYDQLCEEGYPAIHIVDTDNDILHTLAKAKEQALLAKAEAAQVVVGLIQEQYCLPEELATFAQLLDATLTKKEHGTVVYSTVGKIKSVIAHPLFEKWHGALNANVRIAFGSGHSMEAAYNNALVASSFTQSKQFYFMDAKQTLHGPYPIIEKQTAFSVKHPQLAALAQEVRLSPQNISRIFAYAALQTSEPFTAAQLAKFLQVTRRTAERMLKKLHDASYVTIIGEQSAHQKGRPSALYRLQLPTLVK, from the coding sequence ATGATGACAATTGCTTTAATTGGTTCAGCAAGCTTTTGCAAGCAAGCACAAGCACTCGCTGAATCGGATTCTTCTTATCAACTGAAATGTTATGCATATAAAGAGCCAGCTGAAGCACCTGAGCTAGTAAAAATGCTTGAGCATTGTGATGTATTAATGTTTTCAGGTTCGCTGCCCTATGCTTTTGCCAAGCAGCAAGTAGAGCAGCTACAAATACCTGTTGTTTATTTACGTCAAGATGTACAAGCTTTAGCAATTACTTTATTAAAGGCTGTTCAATTAGGCTACAATTTAACACGTATTTCTCTTGATTATCGCGATGAGGAAGAGTGGCGAAACTTATGTAACGACCTGCATACTCCACCTACTGTTCATACATTATGTTTGCAAAATGCCCAGCCATCACAGCCTGTAGTCGCCTTTCATCGCAAAGCACTAGCTAGTGGCCAAACAGATTTTGCGATTACGAGCATTCATGCAGTATATGACCAATTATGTGAGGAAGGTTATCCAGCTATCCACATTGTTGATACGGACAATGACATACTTCATACGCTAGCCAAGGCAAAAGAACAGGCATTATTAGCGAAGGCTGAAGCTGCTCAGGTTGTGGTTGGACTCATTCAAGAGCAGTATTGTTTGCCTGAGGAGCTAGCTACTTTTGCTCAGTTACTAGATGCGACATTAACGAAGAAGGAGCATGGCACCGTTGTCTATTCGACAGTTGGTAAAATCAAATCGGTTATTGCGCACCCTTTGTTCGAAAAATGGCATGGCGCTTTAAATGCTAATGTGCGAATTGCTTTCGGCAGTGGGCATTCAATGGAAGCTGCTTATAATAATGCACTTGTAGCAAGCTCCTTTACACAATCAAAGCAGTTTTATTTTATGGATGCTAAACAAACATTACATGGACCTTACCCGATTATAGAAAAACAAACTGCGTTTTCTGTAAAGCATCCACAGCTTGCAGCATTGGCACAAGAAGTCCGCTTAAGCCCACAAAATATATCGCGTATTTTTGCATATGCGGCATTGCAAACTAGTGAGCCCTTTACAGCGGCACAGTTAGCGAAATTTTTACAAGTAACAAGAAGAACGGCTGAGCGCATGTTGAAAAAATTACATGATGCCAGCTATGTAACGATTAT
- a CDS encoding cysteine desulfurase: MNIKDIKNYFPVLNQEINGHPLVYLDSAATSQKPIQVIEAVKKYYELDNSNVHRGVHTLGNRATDSYEGAREKVRQFINARSTKEVIFTRGTTTALNTVAAGYGRQTLQEGDEIVITYMEHHSNIIPWQQLAKEKGAVLKYIDLQEDGTISLDAVRATITNKTKIVAMMYVSNVLGTINPIKDIAKIAHENGAIMVVDAAQAAPHVNVDVQELDCDFLTFSGHKMCAPTGIGVLYGKEALLDKMEPIEFGGEMIDFVGLYDSTWKELPWKFEGGTPIIAGAIGLGAAIDFLNEIGLDNITAHEHKLAAYAMDELEKIEGLQIFGPRDPMQRCGLVTFNLDDVHPHDVATVLDMNGIAVRAGHHCAQPLMKWLQVTATARASFYLYNDEADIDRLVAGLRRAKEYFNDVF, translated from the coding sequence ATGAATATAAAAGACATTAAAAATTATTTCCCTGTACTCAATCAAGAAATAAACGGGCATCCGCTCGTTTATCTCGATAGTGCAGCAACGTCGCAAAAGCCTATTCAAGTAATTGAAGCAGTAAAAAAATATTATGAGTTAGATAATTCCAATGTTCACCGTGGTGTACATACTTTAGGTAACCGTGCAACAGATTCATACGAAGGAGCACGTGAAAAAGTACGCCAATTTATTAATGCTCGTTCTACAAAGGAAGTTATTTTTACTCGTGGTACGACAACAGCTTTAAACACAGTTGCAGCAGGCTATGGTCGTCAAACGCTTCAAGAAGGTGATGAAATTGTCATTACGTATATGGAGCATCATTCCAATATTATTCCTTGGCAGCAGCTTGCAAAAGAAAAGGGCGCTGTTTTGAAATATATTGATTTACAAGAGGATGGCACTATTTCTTTAGACGCAGTACGTGCAACAATTACAAACAAAACGAAAATTGTTGCGATGATGTATGTATCGAATGTTTTAGGGACGATTAATCCAATTAAGGACATTGCTAAAATTGCACATGAAAATGGAGCGATTATGGTCGTTGACGCAGCGCAGGCGGCACCGCATGTGAATGTGGATGTGCAAGAATTAGATTGTGATTTTTTAACGTTTTCCGGGCATAAAATGTGTGCACCAACAGGTATTGGTGTACTATATGGGAAAGAGGCGCTTTTAGACAAGATGGAGCCGATTGAATTTGGCGGCGAAATGATTGATTTCGTAGGTCTTTATGATTCAACATGGAAAGAGCTACCGTGGAAATTTGAAGGTGGTACACCAATCATTGCAGGCGCAATTGGTTTAGGTGCAGCAATTGACTTTTTAAATGAGATTGGCTTAGACAATATCACTGCACATGAGCATAAATTAGCAGCCTATGCAATGGATGAGCTAGAGAAAATCGAAGGCTTACAAATTTTTGGCCCTCGCGACCCAATGCAACGTTGCGGACTTGTTACATTTAATTTAGATGATGTACATCCACATGATGTTGCGACAGTATTAGATATGAATGGAATCGCAGTAAGAGCTGGCCACCATTGTGCTCAACCGTTAATGAAATGGCTTCAAGTTACTGCAACAGCGCGCGCAAGCTTCTATCTATACAATGATGAAGCAGATATTGACCGTTTAGTTGCAGGACTGCGCAGAGCGAAGGAGTATTTCAACGATGTCTTTTAA
- the sufB gene encoding Fe-S cluster assembly protein SufB — protein sequence MAKKMPDIGDYKYGFHDKDVSVFRSERGLTEEIVREISNMKEEPKWMLDYRLKALEQFYKMPMPQWGGDLSALNFDEITYYVKPSEATQRSWDEVPEEIKATFDKLGIPEAEQKYLAGVSAQYESEVVYHNMKKDLEDLGIIFKDTDSALKENEDIFKQYWGTVIPYADNKFSALNSAVWSGGSFIYVPPGVKVETPLQAYFRINSENMGQFERTLIIVDEGAHVHYVEGCTAPVYTTNSLHSAVVEIIVKKDAYCRYTTIQNWANNVYNLVTKRTVVDANGTMEWIDGNIGSKLTMKYPSCILRGEGARGMTLSIALAGKGQHQDAGAKMIHLAPNTSSTIVSKSIAHHGGKVSYRGIVRFGPKATGARANIECDTLIMDNESTSDTIPYNEILNDNVSLEHEAKVSKVSEEQLFYLMSRGISELEATEMIVMGFIEPFTKELPMEYAVEMNRLINYEMEGSIG from the coding sequence ATGGCTAAAAAGATGCCTGATATTGGCGATTACAAATATGGCTTCCACGACAAGGACGTATCAGTTTTCCGTTCTGAGCGTGGTTTAACAGAGGAAATCGTTCGTGAAATCTCAAATATGAAAGAAGAGCCAAAGTGGATGCTTGATTACCGCTTGAAAGCTCTTGAGCAATTTTATAAAATGCCAATGCCTCAATGGGGTGGCGACCTTTCAGCGTTAAACTTCGATGAAATTACTTATTACGTAAAGCCATCTGAAGCAACACAGCGCTCATGGGATGAAGTACCAGAAGAAATTAAAGCAACATTTGATAAATTAGGTATTCCTGAAGCGGAGCAAAAATACCTTGCTGGTGTATCTGCTCAGTACGAATCTGAAGTAGTTTACCACAACATGAAAAAGGATTTAGAAGACCTAGGCATTATTTTCAAGGATACAGACTCAGCATTAAAAGAAAATGAAGATATTTTCAAGCAATACTGGGGCACAGTTATTCCTTATGCAGACAATAAATTCTCTGCTTTAAACTCAGCAGTTTGGTCAGGTGGTTCATTCATTTACGTACCACCAGGTGTTAAAGTTGAAACACCATTACAAGCGTACTTCCGTATTAACTCTGAAAACATGGGTCAATTCGAGCGTACTTTGATTATCGTAGATGAAGGTGCACATGTACACTATGTAGAAGGCTGTACAGCCCCTGTTTACACAACAAACTCGCTACACTCAGCAGTAGTAGAAATTATCGTTAAAAAAGATGCATACTGCCGTTACACGACGATTCAAAACTGGGCAAACAACGTCTATAATCTTGTAACGAAGCGTACAGTAGTTGACGCTAATGGTACGATGGAATGGATTGATGGCAACATTGGCTCGAAATTAACGATGAAATATCCATCATGTATTTTACGCGGTGAAGGTGCGCGTGGTATGACATTATCAATTGCATTAGCAGGTAAAGGTCAGCACCAAGATGCAGGCGCAAAAATGATTCACCTTGCACCAAATACATCTTCAACAATCGTGTCAAAATCGATTGCGCACCACGGTGGTAAAGTTTCTTACCGCGGTATCGTACGCTTCGGTCCTAAAGCGACTGGCGCACGCGCAAACATCGAATGTGATACATTAATTATGGATAACGAGTCAACTTCAGATACAATTCCATACAACGAAATTTTAAACGACAACGTGTCACTAGAGCACGAAGCAAAAGTTTCAAAAGTATCCGAAGAACAATTATTCTACCTAATGAGCCGTGGTATTTCTGAGCTTGAAGCAACAGAAATGATTGTAATGGGCTTCATCGAGCCATTCACAAAAGAATTACCAATGGAATACGCAGTAGAAATGAACCGCCTAATCAACTATGAAATGGAAGGTTCTATCGGTTAA
- a CDS encoding VOC family protein, with translation MVGVEIDMVVTDSLKALALYEKIFDIERVEVTDFPVGKNEAVFKLYDVRFHLLDENPEYQMIAPKPNDPKPIWFNILVPNIADTYEKAMKAGCKEVQAVTELPDFGVSNAVFSDEFGYLWMLHEMHRVVSFEERVQILEDNEAN, from the coding sequence ATGGTTGGTGTAGAAATCGATATGGTTGTAACGGATAGTTTGAAGGCATTAGCATTATATGAGAAAATTTTTGATATAGAGCGTGTGGAAGTAACAGATTTCCCTGTTGGCAAAAATGAAGCAGTTTTTAAATTATATGATGTCAGGTTTCATTTATTAGATGAAAATCCTGAATATCAAATGATTGCACCGAAGCCTAATGACCCAAAGCCAATTTGGTTTAATATTTTAGTGCCAAATATTGCAGACACATATGAAAAAGCAATGAAAGCAGGCTGTAAGGAAGTACAAGCAGTTACTGAACTGCCTGATTTTGGCGTATCAAATGCTGTATTCAGTGATGAATTCGGCTATCTTTGGATGCTGCATGAAATGCATAGGGTAGTTAGCTTTGAGGAGCGTGTACAAATTTTAGAGGATAATGAAGCGAATTAG
- a CDS encoding mandelate racemase/muconate lactonizing enzyme family protein — protein sequence MKIKKIELFAIELPLKEPFIISYATYYTMPSLIVKVTLDNGVIGYGEGVADEHVTGESMYGAFEIIEKILAPRLIGLNPLNMEAIHDVMDAAILAAPTAKAALDIACYDAAAKSLNIPVYDLLGGRFHEAFPITHVLSIQDPSVMAQEAMGKIEEGYRSFKLKVGEKMVEDVKRIQAVREAVGPEIAIRVDVNQGWKNSATALQALALLENCHLDWIEQPIVAHDIDGMVEIKQKTATPVMIDEGLVGMTEMRTIIQKQAAHKVNIKLMKCGGIYKANKLAIMAEMANIECQVGSMVESSIGSAAGYHVAFSKKSMTSVELTGPLKYSEDVGNLQFDIPFIRLSDKPGLGIDVDEIKLAKLTVKQSVIS from the coding sequence ATGAAAATTAAAAAAATCGAACTATTTGCTATTGAGCTCCCATTAAAGGAACCATTTATTATTAGCTATGCTACCTATTATACGATGCCTTCCTTAATCGTCAAAGTGACTTTAGATAATGGTGTTATCGGCTATGGCGAAGGCGTTGCAGATGAGCACGTAACAGGGGAAAGCATGTACGGCGCATTTGAAATTATCGAGAAAATTTTAGCCCCTCGCTTAATTGGTCTAAATCCGCTGAATATGGAAGCCATTCATGATGTCATGGATGCTGCAATATTGGCAGCTCCTACAGCGAAGGCTGCACTTGATATTGCGTGCTACGATGCCGCTGCAAAATCATTGAACATTCCTGTCTATGATTTACTAGGTGGACGCTTCCATGAGGCATTTCCAATTACCCACGTTTTAAGCATTCAAGACCCTTCAGTAATGGCACAAGAAGCAATGGGTAAAATAGAAGAAGGCTATCGTTCATTCAAACTAAAAGTTGGTGAAAAAATGGTAGAGGACGTTAAGCGTATTCAAGCAGTAAGAGAAGCAGTCGGCCCTGAAATCGCCATTCGCGTTGATGTTAACCAAGGGTGGAAAAATAGCGCAACCGCATTACAAGCACTTGCACTCCTTGAAAACTGTCATCTCGACTGGATTGAACAGCCCATTGTAGCACATGATATTGACGGCATGGTCGAAATTAAACAGAAGACTGCTACACCTGTAATGATTGATGAGGGACTTGTTGGCATGACAGAAATGCGCACAATTATCCAAAAGCAGGCCGCGCATAAAGTGAATATTAAGCTGATGAAATGTGGCGGTATTTATAAGGCAAATAAGCTCGCTATTATGGCTGAAATGGCCAATATTGAATGTCAAGTAGGCTCCATGGTCGAATCATCAATTGGCTCAGCAGCAGGCTATCACGTGGCCTTCTCTAAAAAATCAATGACTAGCGTTGAATTAACAGGTCCACTAAAATATAGCGAGGATGTAGGCAATCTGCAATTCGATATTCCATTTATTCGTTTAAGTGACAAACCGGGTCTAGGTATTGATGTGGATGAAATTAAGCTTGCGAAGCTAACAGTAAAACAAAGTGTTATAAGCTAA
- a CDS encoding methionine ABC transporter permease translates to MVEQLFPNVNWDKMWQAAYETIYMTAVSTVITFILGLAIGILLFLTSPYQLWANKIVHFITGSIVNIFRSIPFIVLIILLVPFTLFLVGTIRGTNAALPALIVGAAPFYARMVLIALREIDKGVIEAARSMGARTSTIIFKVLIPEALPALISGITVTAVALVGYTAMAGIIGAGGLGQLAYIDGFQRSRSDVTQMATILIVIIVFVFQWIGDMMTKKVDKR, encoded by the coding sequence GTGGTTGAACAATTATTTCCGAACGTCAATTGGGATAAAATGTGGCAGGCAGCGTATGAAACAATTTATATGACCGCTGTTTCTACAGTAATTACATTTATATTAGGGCTAGCGATTGGTATTTTACTATTTTTAACGAGTCCGTATCAGCTTTGGGCGAATAAAATCGTTCATTTTATAACAGGCTCCATCGTCAATATTTTCCGTTCGATTCCGTTTATCGTTTTGATTATTTTATTAGTTCCATTTACTTTATTTCTCGTTGGAACGATTCGCGGAACGAATGCAGCACTGCCTGCTTTAATTGTCGGTGCAGCGCCATTTTATGCACGTATGGTGCTTATTGCGCTACGAGAAATTGATAAAGGGGTAATCGAGGCAGCTCGTTCGATGGGGGCAAGAACATCGACGATTATTTTTAAAGTGCTTATTCCTGAAGCATTACCCGCGTTGATTTCGGGTATTACAGTGACAGCTGTTGCGCTTGTTGGTTATACAGCGATGGCGGGCATTATAGGTGCAGGAGGTTTAGGGCAATTAGCTTATATCGATGGCTTCCAACGCAGTCGCAGTGATGTGACGCAAATGGCAACAATATTAATTGTCATTATCGTTTTTGTTTTTCAGTGGATTGGCGATATGATGACGAAAAAAGTGGATAAGCGTTAG
- a CDS encoding LysR family transcriptional regulator: protein MELRQLRYFVAVAEREHISEAAEHLHVAQSAVSRQIANLEEELGTPLFERIGRNVKLTPVGKIFLEHSITALEAIDFATKQVEEYLDPKKGVIKVGFPTSLASYVLPTVISAFKREYPDVAFQLRQGSYKYLIEAVKNRELNLALLGPIPPKDESLNVNVLFSENMYALLPLSHPLTKNETINLIDLRNDDFVMFPEGYILHKVVMDACRSLGFAPNITSEGEDMDALKGLVAAGIGVTLLPESSLYDSTPRLTVKIPIAMPVIRRTVGVIYPTTRDLAPSEQIFLSFVSDFFSRLTQFQ, encoded by the coding sequence TTGGAGCTACGTCAATTACGCTATTTTGTTGCAGTTGCGGAACGTGAACATATTTCAGAAGCGGCAGAACATTTACATGTTGCACAATCCGCTGTCAGCAGGCAAATAGCTAACTTGGAAGAAGAGCTAGGCACGCCGCTCTTCGAACGCATCGGTCGCAATGTCAAGCTCACACCTGTCGGGAAAATTTTCCTCGAACATAGCATTACGGCATTGGAGGCAATTGATTTCGCTACAAAACAAGTAGAGGAATATTTAGACCCGAAAAAAGGAGTCATTAAAGTTGGTTTCCCAACGAGCTTAGCGAGCTATGTATTACCGACTGTTATTTCAGCCTTTAAGCGCGAATATCCTGATGTGGCCTTTCAATTGCGCCAAGGCTCATATAAGTATTTAATTGAGGCTGTGAAAAATCGAGAGCTGAATTTGGCGCTGTTAGGCCCTATTCCACCAAAGGATGAATCGCTAAATGTGAATGTACTATTTAGTGAAAATATGTATGCCTTGCTTCCTCTATCACATCCATTAACTAAAAACGAAACAATCAATTTAATCGATTTGCGAAATGATGATTTTGTGATGTTTCCTGAAGGCTATATTTTACATAAGGTCGTAATGGACGCTTGTCGCTCTTTAGGTTTTGCACCAAATATTACCTCTGAGGGAGAGGATATGGATGCTTTAAAAGGCCTTGTAGCAGCTGGCATTGGTGTTACGCTATTGCCTGAAAGCTCGCTCTATGATTCCACACCACGCCTCACAGTAAAAATCCCTATTGCGATGCCTGTTATCCGCCGGACAGTAGGCGTCATTTATCCCACAACGCGAGATTTAGCCCCTTCCGAGCAAATTTTCTTGTCGTTTGTTAGCGACTTTTTCTCTCGTTTAACACAGTTTCAGTAA
- the sufC gene encoding Fe-S cluster assembly ATPase SufC, translating into MATLEIKDLHVEIDGKEILKGVNLTINTNEVHAIMGPNGTGKSTLASAIMGHPKYEVTQGQVLLDGEDVLEMEVDERAKAGLFLAMQYPSEIAGVTNADFLRSAINARREEGDEISLMKFIRELDKTMEFLEMPEEMGQRYLNEGFSGGEKKRNEILQLMMIKPAIAILDEIDSGLDIDALKVVSKGINEMRGEGFGCLMITHYQRLLNYITPDHVHVMMQGKVVKSGGAELAQRLEAEGYDWIKQELGIEEETVEADL; encoded by the coding sequence ATGGCAACTTTAGAAATTAAAGATCTTCACGTTGAAATCGACGGAAAAGAGATTTTAAAAGGTGTAAACCTAACAATCAACACAAACGAAGTGCACGCAATTATGGGGCCTAACGGTACAGGTAAGTCAACGTTAGCATCTGCAATTATGGGGCATCCTAAATATGAAGTAACACAAGGTCAAGTGTTATTAGATGGGGAAGATGTATTGGAAATGGAAGTAGACGAGCGTGCGAAAGCTGGTTTATTCCTTGCTATGCAGTATCCATCGGAAATCGCTGGTGTGACAAACGCGGACTTCTTACGCTCAGCAATTAATGCGCGTCGTGAAGAGGGCGATGAAATTTCGTTAATGAAATTTATCCGTGAATTAGATAAAACAATGGAATTTTTAGAAATGCCAGAGGAAATGGGTCAACGTTATTTAAACGAAGGCTTCTCTGGTGGTGAGAAAAAGCGTAATGAAATTTTACAATTAATGATGATTAAGCCAGCAATCGCTATTCTTGATGAAATCGACTCAGGTCTTGATATCGACGCATTGAAAGTTGTATCAAAAGGAATCAACGAGATGCGCGGTGAAGGCTTCGGCTGCTTAATGATTACGCACTATCAACGTTTATTAAACTACATCACACCAGACCATGTGCACGTAATGATGCAAGGTAAAGTTGTAAAATCTGGTGGTGCAGAGCTTGCTCAGCGCTTAGAAGCAGAAGGTTACGACTGGATCAAGCAAGAATTAGGTATTGAAGAAGAAACTGTAGAAGCAGATCTATAA
- the sufD gene encoding Fe-S cluster assembly protein SufD: protein MTVDTKLALSAEEVRSFSQSNNEPAWFADFRVAALAQAAELALPTPDKTNITKWNFTEFPKHTVESAPYTSLDSLSAEVAALIDVEGQQNLYIQRNNTPAFIKVSEELQAKGVIFTDIQTAVREHSDLVQKYFMTTAVKVDEHKLAAYHAALVNGGVFVYVPRNVIIEEPLQVVFVNDDAEASLFNHVLVVAEESSSVTYVETYVSTIEESKGQANIIAEVVVKDNAQVVFGAVDVLAKGFTTYVNRRANVARDGKIEWALGLMNDSDTISENISHLIGDGSVADTKTVVVGRGTQKQNFTTEVRHWGKNSDGQILKHGVMKDGAQSIFNGIGKIEHGATKANAEQESRVLMLSDKARGDANPILLIDEDDVTAGHAASVGRVDPIQLYYLMSRGISKAEAERLVIHGFLAPVVTNLPIEGVKKQLTEVIERKVR, encoded by the coding sequence ATGACGGTTGACACAAAATTGGCGTTATCAGCAGAAGAAGTACGCTCGTTCTCACAAAGCAATAATGAGCCAGCTTGGTTTGCTGATTTCCGTGTGGCAGCACTTGCACAAGCGGCTGAACTAGCATTACCAACGCCTGATAAAACAAATATTACAAAATGGAATTTCACTGAATTTCCTAAACATACAGTAGAAAGCGCACCGTACACATCATTAGATAGCTTATCTGCAGAGGTAGCGGCTTTAATCGATGTAGAGGGGCAGCAAAACCTTTATATTCAACGTAATAACACACCAGCATTCATTAAAGTATCAGAAGAGCTTCAAGCAAAAGGTGTTATTTTCACAGATATTCAAACAGCAGTTCGCGAGCATAGCGACTTAGTACAAAAATATTTCATGACAACAGCTGTTAAAGTAGATGAGCATAAATTAGCGGCTTATCATGCAGCACTTGTGAACGGTGGCGTATTCGTTTACGTGCCACGCAACGTTATCATAGAAGAGCCATTACAAGTTGTTTTCGTTAACGATGATGCAGAAGCTTCATTATTCAACCACGTATTAGTTGTAGCTGAAGAATCTTCAAGCGTGACGTATGTTGAAACATATGTATCAACAATTGAGGAATCAAAAGGGCAAGCAAATATCATTGCTGAGGTTGTTGTAAAAGACAATGCGCAAGTAGTGTTCGGTGCTGTAGATGTTCTCGCAAAAGGCTTTACAACATATGTAAATCGCCGTGCTAACGTTGCACGTGATGGCAAAATCGAGTGGGCACTAGGTTTAATGAATGATTCAGATACAATTTCTGAAAATATTTCACATCTAATTGGTGACGGTTCGGTTGCTGATACGAAAACAGTCGTTGTAGGTCGCGGTACACAAAAGCAAAACTTTACAACAGAAGTACGTCATTGGGGTAAAAACTCTGATGGACAAATTTTAAAGCACGGTGTAATGAAAGACGGTGCACAATCTATTTTCAATGGTATCGGTAAAATTGAACATGGTGCAACAAAAGCAAATGCAGAGCAAGAATCTCGCGTGTTAATGCTTTCTGACAAAGCACGTGGCGATGCCAACCCAATTCTTTTAATTGATGAAGACGATGTAACAGCAGGACACGCGGCATCTGTTGGGCGTGTTGACCCGATTCAGCTTTATTACTTAATGAGTCGTGGCATTTCGAAAGCAGAGGCAGAGCGTCTTGTAATTCACGGATTCCTTGCGCCAGTTGTTACAAACTTGCCAATTGAAGGCGTTAAAAAGCAGCTGACGGAGGTTATCGAAAGGAAAGTTCGATAA
- the sufU gene encoding Fe-S cluster assembly sulfur transfer protein SufU, which yields MSFNNLDQLYRSVIMEHYKNPRNKGILEENNVTIDMNNPTCGDRIHLTLKLTDGIVEDAKFDGEGCSISMSSASMMTQIIKGKKLEEALELADIFSKMMLGEEYDLDKYDLGDVEALQGVSQFPARIKCATLAWKAMEKGVKSEAQ from the coding sequence ATGTCTTTTAATAATTTAGACCAACTATATCGTTCTGTTATTATGGAACATTATAAAAACCCTCGTAACAAGGGAATTTTGGAAGAAAATAACGTCACAATTGATATGAACAACCCTACATGTGGTGACCGTATTCATTTAACATTAAAATTGACTGACGGTATTGTAGAAGATGCGAAATTTGACGGCGAAGGCTGCTCGATTTCAATGTCTTCTGCATCGATGATGACACAAATCATCAAAGGGAAAAAACTTGAAGAAGCGTTAGAGCTAGCAGATATTTTCTCGAAAATGATGCTTGGCGAGGAATACGACCTAGATAAATACGATTTAGGTGATGTAGAAGCGTTACAAGGCGTATCACAATTCCCAGCCCGCATTAAATGTGCGACATTAGCTTGGAAGGCAATGGAAAAAGGCGTGAAAAGCGAAGCACAATAA